The nucleotide sequence TCAGGTTTGTTAAAAATTATGAATATAAGCGACTGAAACATTATGGATTGGCTTTCTCCACTGGAATGGACACATGTAGCCATCCgtcagctctgtgtgtgtgtccctgTGTGTGACTGTGGGTGGCCTAAACTGACCGtattattgtgatttatattCAATAGACAGTAAATCCACATTATCCAACCCAGCACATCAACGCAGATACACTCAATCATATTTTCATCCTATTTACTAAAGACATGCTTCTATAAATGTACGAAACttgttttagatgtttttttttttattattatttagtttttacagttgtatgcatattatgttgttatcaGACATAAATCATGTTATATCATAAATTAGGTTTTCTTTTAGCTACCCAATCATACTCGCAATGAAATCAGACATATTCATTTGATAAAATTTTATATCACATTGGTGTGTATTTGTTACAGTGTTACAGTCGTTTATGTATAGTTCTTTATTCATAAGCCCAAagcactttaataaacaaatatatagtttttcaAAACCCAAATAATTTTCTGAGAAAACAAACCATTGATCATGACCAGCAATTTCTTGTTGATGTAATCTCTATAAGCCTGTAAAAACACTCAAGCTTTATAATGTAATGTCCTTCTTTTTGCAAATTATTATATGTGGTATGttgcatgtatatttatttaagaataaaatatgttaattctGAATTATTTAAAACAAGGTAGGCATAATATTCTGTGCTCCTGtgtctcttatttatttatttacttatttcccTTGTTCTCTGTCAGTATAGACAACAAGCAGCTAAATCTGTAAATGATCAAAGACACGCattagtaaataaaatgaaattaaattgttGGTTAAAGCAATGCCATAACACACAAATGCCTGAAATATGCCAGGTTTTTCCTGAATATTGTCAGGAGGTGTTGATGGAAACTAATGCTGACCTGAAGAAGTGCGAAACAAGGAAAAATCTGAGGCAAGTAATGCAAACATATGTTCTTACTTTTCAAAaccagtcaaaaaataaaaaactgaactcaaactaaaataaaaacttttgcaAAAAGCCTCTTCTGTCGACATCAAGTAACAGCCACTTTTCAAAACTTCAATCCTGTCAAAACTCACCTCACTAATACCACAACTTCATTTCATTCAATTAAAGTTCACGATTCTATGAAATATTTTTCCAACCACTTTTTAATCACTTTCCATgtatacattattaaatatttaacttaaaataacaaaaaccttATTAAATTCCTGGTTTAGAcatgaactttcatttttgggattTACATAGCAGCCATATGTGAGGCAGTAGCAAAATACAAATAACTTGTTGGTGAGTAAAGTTTTGCATTTACAGGTGTTTCTTTAACCTGATCTGTTAAATCGTAGCCATGTACCCAAAGCCAAAGATATGTAAACATTTGTACACACCTCTCACTAAAATGCAAACAATTGCCACATAATCTCTACAATGTGTGGTTTCATATAGTTCCTTAGGGAAAATAAGTGGATTAGTCAACAAATGTAACCAACGCATGAAAACGTCTCAGTAAAATCGCAGGTATCAGATAGCATTTGAtgtataacatgtaaaactgtGCTctcaaaaacattatatatatatatatatatatatatatatatatatatatatatatatatatatatatatatatatatatatatatatatatatataatcttggTTTTGTAGTTTAATAAACGAAATATTTGTAATATCTTTGATTTTCGATTTATATTCAACGTTTAATTTTACTGATAtaaaaattaacttttatttgCAATAAACCGCTTATTGCTTTAAGGTTATTATGATGTTATGAAGAATTAACCTTTGCATAAACAGCATTttgagcttttattttatttgcatttctttAATCATTAATCAAGCAAACTGCTGCTACTGTATAGAAGACAGAGCAGGTTCGCAACAAGTCACGCGCGACCCCAGCCACCGGGGAAAACACAACTCATCAAGTCATATGTCACAGCAAGTTGTGCACCAATAAACAGACCCATCTCTAATAGTTTCGTGCACGACAAAGTCTACTTACGAGTACAGAGATCAGAGGTCAGAAAGGGTGAAATACACCACCAAAAATAATAATGCCGCCAAGCCGACTTTTGAAGTAACGCACTTGTTGCTGGTTGTTAGTTATAATGGGTCATCATCAGCCTTAGTTCAGGAAttattttcagcattaaattAATTTTCGTTACTgggtgttttcatttttatttaggcTGTGGTGTTTGTCGACTTTTGTTTATCTGAGTCTAAAAACAgatatctacctatctacctcaAAAAAACTagctcatatattttttttaaattaagagcagatttaaatgtgctgcaaatttttatatatttatttttattttggttttgtgaatggatatattttattatttatcaaatgttATCAAATGTATTGTTCAAATTTGActtcaaataattaaaatcattttgTCTATTCTAAgaattttaataaaaagtaaacataaaaaaacaccaaaaatggGATTTGGGTGTAATCAAAACTAGTGTTCTATACTTTTATAATAACAGACAGGAATTGTAAGTATAGGTGATTTAACCGTTCATTATTGTGTCAAATACTGTGTTTAGAAAAGTACACTGGAGTGTTATAGCGTCTATGATTTATAGTAAGCACCCCTTTGACGACTGGCGTTTTCTTGTATTATTAAACACAACTTAGTTATCTATTTCGCGCGGAACTTTAAtgtatttcagtttttaattacGATGGGTGTCTTGTTTTTCTTCCACCGAACCGCACACTGACACCACACGTCTGGGTTTAATTCTTACTATTCCCGCTTAACATGACATGTCTGAAAGAATGTAACTCATCAGGTCTTGTGGTGCAAGCCGCGGAGCAGCCGCGCACTGCCGCCACCCTGCGCTTTCCAGAGAGGAAAAAACATCTTGCAATAATCAGTCCAATTAGTGGAGGTCGCGGCTGCGCGCTCTCCGGTTAGCTGTGGGAGGTTGTCAAAACAGGGGGCGGCTATTAGACGAAACGCGATCCCCATTCATCAGCATTGTAATAATCACCATGCAGACGAGCAGCGCAGGTCCTACGAAGCTCTGATCAAAATGATCCGTGGAAACAAGCAGTTTACAAACAGTGTCAAGGCGAGACGTACCTTGATTTGGCCTGTCACTGACATACACCAATAATACACAAAACCATCCAAAATTCTTTCAATGTGCGTTTTCCATTGCTTCACTGCATTTTTACAGCCTCATCACAGTGTCACAAGTGGACGAGACAGATAAAATACCTCAATTTGTGACGATCACACAATAAGATGGCCTCTATGCTATAacagttaaatattatgtaaatggGAATAATTTGGGGCAAGAGCTTTGCATTTGTATTAAGCCGGTACTTTTGAAGTGTTTTGAAGTATAAAAAGAGCACTAAAATGTTTTCTCACAGCAAAGTGCCTTTTAGGCGACATCTAAATAGTTATTTGAATCCATTCCATAATAAGTGCAAACAGCTCTactattatttgtttcatttttattatttatttacgatcgaaaacaaacatttacactgCGTAAATTCAACATTTACACAATTATTGACTTTAGTTCGATTTTAGGATTATTTtgctgctattttattttataggttATTTTGTGTGTAGTTATATtcttgttaaattattaaatttaacataCCAGATTTCTTGATTAATCATATCGCAAAAAAATGTCTTTTCAAAATGTGtcttaaaacattaattaatgattaattgattaattattttagcATTTAATCGTCAAAACGTAAATGGaagtattttaaaagtatatcTTGGGCGACTATAATACGCGAAACAAGTTAATGAGGTAGATGGAAATTTAACATTGTAATTTTTCTGTGATATTAACCTAACGATACATGCTTTGACGTGTTTTTGGATAATATGCTATGCAAACTGAAGTTTCTTCACAAACAAGCCACATCACAGGCCTTCGTGGCACCACTGCAGTATACGGACATCTAAAAAGCGCAGACACCAGACCTTAAACGAAGCAATTTTCTCTCTCCCTTACAACGAGGCTGACATGCCTCAACAGCGTCAGCACTTTTATTTCGTTTAAGATGTGATTTTGCTGAACTTTCTTGTGGCCTCAAGTATCATTCAGTTGTAATAGGAGTCCACCTGATGAAAACAGAACTTTGTCTCAAAGCCACAAGTTGAGTTAAAGTTCAGTCTAGAGACAGTGACTGATGATCTGCCAATAATGACGTGCGTAATGGCAGGTCATCATTCAAATATGCGCCTTTCTGAACTGTCGCTTATACACACCTACAGTTTTACTCTGATGACTTACAAGACAACAAAACAACCAAAGTAGCCTATGTATGCGCAAACATAGATTAAGTGTCTAAACAGCATTTTCAATAATTTGCAATGAGTTGTCCTACCTGCTCAAACGTCCCTCGCAGTGTTTTCAGTGCCTTTGTTGTGTGATACTCAATCGCGGCTCAATCTAGCGTGTATCCTTGAAAACCGCTCTATACTACTTAAAAACGCCCTCCAACCCCGTTCTACTCCAGTCCATAATGTCTGGCTTCCACGCGTGTGCACTTTGAGAAACATACCCCCTTGTTTGTTCTCAACAACTGTTAAATAATGCATAACACGGGACAACTGGTCCGATTAAACAGCCACTGAAttgaaaacaaatgtaaacagGACAAAATAGACTGAACGTTTTTGCTAATAAAAATGTTTGCGTAACTTTCTTTGAATGCATTTCATTGTGGTAATTCTTAAGTGCTGCTTAATAATTAGTGAGACATAGTTTATGGTTTCTAGGGGTTTTCCgaattttaaaatatagttttggTGTGATGGACAAGTTACAGAGTGAAAGGTGTGCATATGCAGGGGGAATTGTCTGCTTATGGTCACTCAAACATTTGGTTTGGAGTGTGCCTGGTGCGCAGTCTTGCTCCGGTGCTCTCAGCTCAACTTCTGCTACCTCACTACCTCACAGATCAGCGCTCTTTGGTTGCTAGAAGTGTCTGTCAAACCCCgggtaaaaaatgtaatatacatGGAAAGTCGAGGCTATATTTCGATGTCGGTGGGCGGGATTTAAATGAAGGGAATaatcagtcagccagcccaaggAGCCACCTCAAAGCATATCAGGTTACCTTGAATGACAGCGTAACCATGGCAAATAATTTGACTAAAACTATTGTCTTATCCTCATCATCCCCGGGTCAGATAACCAACCAATCACCGTTCACATAATCGCTTTTCTTGCCAGCTtagaataatattattaaaacaagaGAGCGAGGTCCTTCTTCGGGAGTGCGTTATGCTGAAACGACATAGAAGAGGTGGCGAGAGACTCACGCAGGAGGAACAACTTTCTCTCGTCTGCTTTAGATGGATATACGGTGTGCATCATGCTTGTTTGAACGGATCTAAAGTTTTGTGCCTCTCTTCACCCGGTGGGATTTGATTTCATCTACTCAAGAAGTCTTTCTAAATGCCTCACAAGGGTTACTTTAAATCTGTTTAAGGACAGTCAGTGTCATCGCTAAGATAGACATACAAGTGCAAAAAGGGACGTTTATTTTTGACAAACCATGTCTATGCTTCCAACATTCGGCTTTACGCAAGAGCAAGTGGCGTGCGTCTGCGAGGTTCTTCAGCAGGGTGGAAACATTGAACGTCTCGGGCGCTTTTTGTGGTCTCTGCCGGCTTGCGAACATCTCCACAAGAACGAGAGTGTGCTCAAAGCGAAAGCTGTGGTCGCATTTCATAGGGGGAATTTCAGAGAGCTTTATAAGATTCTCGAAAGCCACCAGTTCTCCCCGCACAACCATCCGAAGTTGCAGCAGCTGTGGCTCAAAGCGCATTATATCGAGGCTGAGAAGCTCCGGGGCCGCCCTCTTGGGGCTGTTGGGAAGTACCGCGTCCGAAGAAAGTTTCCGCTACCCCGCTCCATTTGGGACGGCGAGGAGACAAGTTACTGTTTTAAAGAAAAGAGCAGGAGCGTGCTGCGGGAATGGTACACCCATAACCCCTACCCTTCCCCGCGGGAGAAGAGGGAACTAGCTGAGGCAACTGGGCTAACAACGACACAAGTCAGTAACTGGTTTAAAAACAGACGCCAACGCGACCGAGCAGCGGAGGCGAAGGAGAGGTACGgaattccagttttttttttttttttgctttattaatgtttattattaattgtcaAATTAATTGGAACGCATTCTATGCATATATTCGTGCCGTGTAATGTGCTATTAAGTCAGCGACGAGTATCTAAAAAGTCCTAAAATTCCCCCAGATAAATGAGCACAGTCGCCACAAATGTCATTTGTTCACTGTAATTGCTGAtagttatttttgtaataaatagtCATCAATGTCATTTGTAACAATATGCAATAAATAGTAGGCTGCTGTTTGAGAAAATCAGGCCCATCTTTACGAAAAAGTCTTAAAGCGCGTTGTGTCTAATTTGGTGTAATCCAGTTTGAGGGGTAAATAATCCGCTTTTTAAATAATGGTAATGTTCTtcgaattgtaaaaaaaaattgtatctgTACATATTCTTGTTATGAATGTGTGCAGTTGCATAGGCTACTCCTTAAACGTGTCTTGTTTCACCCGCAGGCGAGCTAGTCAAGTTGAAACCACAATGTAAACCATTAAACTAGCTCATACGTTTCCCGATACTTTATCCTTAATTAATACTTTATGAATGAACTTTTACTTGACATGCTGTGATTGAGAATTTAGATATCAAAATCTGTTTGTGACGCTGTTTTAACCAACATGATTTATTTCCAAACTATATCAATAATAATGGCCTAGAGTAGACACAGAAAAAGTAAACTTTAACAGTTTGTTAATTTGCTTGTCTTTATGTAAATTTATTACCGCCAAGAATTAGGACGTGCAATAAGACAAGTGTCTGATACAGAGGGGGAAAAAAGAGGACACTGTTATTATTGCGTCCTATGTTTGTTAAAAATTCTAAAGATTAGTCAATGCGAAGTCGATTTGTGGTTTATTCCTATTGGCTTTTATTGTATTGTTGTAACTTTTTTAATATACACATGTATCACCTAAATAACCCGCTGTCTATAAGAtctattaataattgttttagaTTTGTTTAAGAATGCATGTTGGATAATTATGACTATTTGGGCgaattagcctattattattattattattattataagaagaagaaatgtgtcaaaatgaattaaataattctaTATTTCGTTTAATTAATCAGCTGCCCCTGCCATGTTAGAGATAATGTTTTACACCAAATGAAGTAAGTTTAAgcctgacatttttaaaaaaagttgtctAATTTTCTCTAACCCTAACTCTTTTCATTTTCACAGGGAGAATAATGAGAACTCGAACACAAACAGTCACAACCCATTAACGTCTTCCATGAATGGAAATAAGACTATTTTAGGAAGCTCGGACGACGACAAAACACCGTCTGGTACTCCTGATCACACCTCGTCGAGCCCGGCTTTGCTCCTCACGTCGAACTCCGGGCTTCAATCCCTGCACGGCCTCGCACCTCCACCTGGTCCCAGCGCCATCCCAGTGCCTAGTGCTGATTCCGTGCATCACCACCATTCATTACACGACACTATACTGAACCCCATGTCATCAAACTTGGTCGACCTTGGCTCTTAAACGTGGACCCTTTCAAAAGGACGCTTGTGCGTGAACGTTTAGCGTATATCATCGCGAGATGcgtataaaacacaaacaaatgagaCAAGGAATGGACAAAGAAAGTTGTGGATGTTTGTCGGCTGATCTACTTGCAAAGCTGACATGGAGGGCCTTGATAGAGGTATTTTTCTAGAATGTAATGTCGTCAAGGtgtttaaaaaagcaaataaacgTCTTAATTGTtgatataaacattatttgatATCGTTATTATTTTCGATTGCAATTGACCCAGGACTCCTCAGTCGCATATTCCCATTATTGACATTTATCCTTTTAAAAAGGCCATTCATCGTTTATTTTAATGGGATTTCGTTTTTAATACCAAAACAGCATTTTAACGACTATGGGCATCTCTTCATTTTCATTTCTATTTTACTTTTGGAAAGCGACTGCATGTAACCTTTGGGATCAATAAACAGTAAATGCATTTACTGAGCAAAACAAACAgatttgattgttttttgttgtgCATGCTGTGCATTGCTTTTATGAGCAGGTGTCCTGATGTAACAGTGTTGGGTCCCTGTTTACAATAATGACATCTGGTCACGTGATGATACCCTGtacaaaatagtttaaaatgatttcaaattGGGCTTTTGATATTAGCATAAAGTTAATTTTTTAGCTGTTTAGCATAGCAGTCATAAATATTACGTTTAAAGTAAACCTATAACATTCTACACTAAAAACATCCATCAAAATTATTCATTAACCTTAGCTAAATGCTTAGATTGTTATACccactttttatttaaacatttaaacttaaCAGCACAATGTGTCAACATGCGGAGCTAGCTGATGTTCGGTTTTACTTTCCATAATTAAAACTATATTCTAGTGCTTGTTATCGAGCACTTTAGGCCTACCGTTGTGCTTTTTCTCAGCACGATGGAAGAATTTCTTTCTCTTTGCCAACGACTCAAGTGTGAGATAAACAGATTACTCAATTAGCATATGTATTATTAAAACCAGTCTTGTCATTGAGATAAAATAATACCGCTTATTTTAATAGACTCCTTTGTCAAGTCTTACATttgacaatttattattattattattactattattattataagaagaAATATGTCAGAATTATATAATTCTATATTTCgtttaattatacttttttttaccAACTGCATAACAATAACTGCTCTACTTTTTAGTTAAAGACTATACGTACACCCTCCAGCCCTTATTTCAGGTCTAACCATGCAATACCTAATAGATGAACGGTTTTAGGTCAATCACACTTCTCCAAAAGACGTTGATGTGATGTTTTTTGTAGGCCTTATTTCTCTGTTTAGAATATACATTATTTCTTACAGGgctataattttattttcatgaatatatagactgtttacagtattttatcTGGAATTAATTGGTGAATATACGCGGGGTCAGATTAGTTTTCAAGTCCCGTGTTCAGACGCATTTTTTCAAACAAGGTGGTAGCAATTATTTTGAGTAGGCCCATGAACCAACTTGACATTAAGTGTGTTGCAACAGTATTCTCAAAAACAAGGTTTGAACCCACAGAGAATTGGGTACAATAGGCTACTGCTGTCCATAATTGTCCATAACAGTGTCTATATTGCTGTATGTTGGTGTGTCTATATATGCTTTAAGAGAGGCAGACAGGTTGTAAAAAATTCGGGCataagatgtaaaaaaaatagcTATTTAAGTAGAGAGGCTAATACGCTATTAATGCAATCTTATACGCTGAGTTAATGCTGGAAAGCTGGTTTATTGGAGACGTTTAACGGCCTTGCAATTTTGTGTTAGTTGCATTCCATCAACAGCCTCTCTTGTTGTTGCCatacttttcattttaaaactgtttgctACCAAATGCAATAGTGTTACAGCTTGTCTTTTCACAGAACTATgcgtttattttttaatatttttgttctgtCAAGGCGGTGTCGAGGCGAAGGAAACCAGTATATGGATGGGTTAAAAATGAATTCGGCGCTTCAGGTGACACTTGTTTTTCTAaacaataactgtaaatttacattttatttttaatatataaaagcaTTGTTTAGAGTTTACAATTGTTTAAGTTAACTTCGATTGAAAACTTACAATACCGACCTTTAACACAATACTTTTATTACAATacaacaatacaaatacaattattattattattactactattattgttattattgttattattattattatttcggcCAACAATTTTATATTTCAGATGGATAGCGCAAGTCTATATTCACGAATCCTGTTTTTCAAAAATTATTGTATAACTAACAGAAGTAATCAACAATTAtagatcaattaaaaaaattgcgTATTATAAGGAAAACATCGTAGATCAACATTATATAATTGTTCTTTagctttactatttttattatttggtaaaacattaaaaatcgAAGTGCATGTCGCTTATGAATATCTACTTGCAGCTTCCATCGTTCTtggaaaaaattgtatttaaaacgaCATTACTTACATTGAACTCTATACTTGCCGACCAAGCATTGCCTGGTCGACAAATGTCAGAgtagtttatatttaaaaaacaaacaaacaaaaaaaaacgtctATTGTTTACGACAAGTTAAAACATTAAGAAATTCCCTTTAGGCCTACAAAAGGAAAATCATCACTGTCAACTTGCTTTATTGAAATTATAtcctataattattaaaaaatatatatatatataaattgttgaaATCTATAGAAAATCGCCGCATCTAACGACAGGGTAAGCTTTGGGGAAATATTATTATCTTAATTCAGTTTACAGGTGTAGGTTTCTTCAAGATGACAGTAGCATTTTGGTTGACAAGATCTTCTCTTATCAAATTGCAACCGGGGCGTTAGATTAACTGATTGTGTCTGTAAAAGAGTACACCCCCAAAAAACATGCCTTAAATTTGCACAAATAAGTCGTAAAACGGTAAATCAAATCTGTATTGGTTTCAAGTGTTTTGGTGTATTGCGCACATCTTGCATCGGCCTATTAACCCTTTAATGTCCATTAGAAagtaattattgcttttattcgTATATGAATGTTCTTTCATtacctttaatatttttattctttttttaaaaaaaatgctaggttGTCTGAACCTACTATTCTGTCAGATATGTTCATATTAAAacggtccatatttgacccaaaattgggttaaatgttgttgttgtttttttttttttttttttttttttttgcagtgttatgGTGAACATTTTATGACATTGTAGAACATTTCAACCTCTGCATAAGCGATTCAACCTGTGCATAAATTAGCAAGCTGCGATCCACATAATGCGTATTAGTAGTCTGAGTTAGTTTTTATTCCCCTCGGGTGATTTTCTGCAAGACTAAAGCATGGTCAGAAACAGAAAAAAGTAGGTCTGAAACCCAGGTTGACCAGGATTCATAAGCGCGCATAAATGGCATAACACAAGGTGGCTTTACAAtgaattggaaaaaaaatgtttgtgtgagtgtaccttttattttggttagaatttTGAACTTAGTATTGTGCTAAATTTGGCAAAACTTC is from Danio aesculapii chromosome 13, fDanAes4.1, whole genome shotgun sequence and encodes:
- the six2a gene encoding homeobox protein SIX2a, which translates into the protein MSMLPTFGFTQEQVACVCEVLQQGGNIERLGRFLWSLPACEHLHKNESVLKAKAVVAFHRGNFRELYKILESHQFSPHNHPKLQQLWLKAHYIEAEKLRGRPLGAVGKYRVRRKFPLPRSIWDGEETSYCFKEKSRSVLREWYTHNPYPSPREKRELAEATGLTTTQVSNWFKNRRQRDRAAEAKERENNENSNTNSHNPLTSSMNGNKTILGSSDDDKTPSGTPDHTSSSPALLLTSNSGLQSLHGLAPPPGPSAIPVPSADSVHHHHSLHDTILNPMSSNLVDLGS